A window of Polypterus senegalus isolate Bchr_013 chromosome 14, ASM1683550v1, whole genome shotgun sequence contains these coding sequences:
- the ccndbp1 gene encoding cyclin-D1-binding protein 1 homolog, translating to MSDSSGNLIPLRNLLNSVQSVRERVRDGEPRDSAGGFDVHHFWDTLGHTFKATSQAATKLSITFSKPPLPSAQECDALADHIQDSMLALATVYFWLPKSHGVTLRRMVRDATLEVLDGMQQLTEVILSTPLQSLTQEQLTSTAGVWASCDQFPHLPKDNQAAVLSLLATYSGVVKDAIEEMEQAQSDSQDPYSDVLEDDDLDSRGNQDTYWSEADKQLMAPCHGLMKAARACLKKLSAAVKNNGKVDTPACCAQLDDIADSTKEISPSVDDLALSMYPPMNHIDVHQNASRLSSVLKKVLEITKSSHVCLEPEVSWVKFLDGAVDHNMQKVTNLANSAT from the exons ATGGAGAGCCAAGAGATTCTGCTGGAGGCTTTGACGTGCACCATTTTTGGGACACTCTAG GCCATACATTCAAGGCTACATCGCAGGCAGCAACTAAGCTGAGCATTACCTTCTCAAAGCCTCCTCTGCCTTCAGCTCAG GAATGTGATGCATTGGCTGACCATATCCAGGACAGTATGCTGGCACTAGCCACCGTTTACTTCTGGCTGCCCAAAAGTCATG GTGTGACGTTGAGACGAATGGTGCGTGATGCCACACTTGAGGTTCTGGATGGTATGCAGCAGCTGACTGAAGTCATTCTGAGCACACCCTTGCAAAG TCTTACACAGGAACAGCTGACTTCAACAGCTGGGGTATGGGCTTCTTGTGATCAGTTTCCTCATCTCCCAAAAG ATAACCAAGCTGCAGTCCTGTCACTTTTGGCCACCTACTCTGGTGTGGTGAAGGATGCTATAGAGGAGATGGAGCAG GCTCAGTCGGACAGCCAGGATCCCTACAGTGATGTATTAGAAGATGATGACCTGGACTCCAGGGGGAATCAGGACACTTACTGGTCAGAGGCTGATAAGCAGCTCATGGCGCCTTGTCACGGTCTAATGAAGGCAGCACGTGCATGTTTGAAGAAGCTTTCAGCAGCTGTAAAGAACAATGGAAAAGTGGACACTCCTGCTTGTTGTGCACAGTTAGATGACATTGCAGATTCAACCAAGGAAATCAGCCCCAG TGTGGATGATTTGGCCCTGAGTATGTATCCTCCTATGAACCATATTGATGTGCACCAAAAT gCTTCAAGACTCTCCTCTGTTCtaaaaaaagttttggaaattACAAA GTCTAGCCATGTATGTCTTGAGCCAGAGGTCAGCTGGGTGAAATTTTTGGATGGAGCCGTTGATCACAACATGCAGAAGGTGACAAATTTGGCCAATTCAGCTACATAG